AAAAACTTATGTCgtaccatttaatttttattcttattttatttatttgtcctTGAATGAGATTTGATAATTTTGTATggcccaaaaaataaaaaagagtgGCCACGAGGGGGAGGACGAAAACGTGTAGAataaaaagggggggggggggtttgctTATAATAGGAAAAAGGGAAACGAAACTTAAAAAAACGGACATCAATCAATCAGTGATATATAAATAAACCCAGCACCTCTGCACCTGGCATACCTCTCCTCATTCGTCGGCACAGACTCTTTTCTCCGTTTCTTCACCTCTCCTCTCTGCTTgtcctccttcttcttcttcttcttcttcttcattcaATCTCTCAGATCTGTTCTCTTTCCTCTTCTCACCTTtattttcttctctcttttcAATCACTTTGCAACTCTGAAACATAAGGTAATCTTTTTACTTCTTCAATagcatttgtttttttttttttatctcttTCACTCCCCTTTTGCTTAATTTTCGCTTTCAATTTCATCGATTTATCTGTTTTTCTATTTCTTTGGGTAATGCTTCAATTTGATCATCAATGTCTTAATTTTTCTGGGTGTCGGTTATTTTTCCTAGCATTGTTGGAATTTTGGCGATTGATCTGAATTTTGGCAGTGAAAATGACTGGTTTTAATTTGTTTATGATACCCAGATCTGGTGGTTGCGTAACTTTTTGTTGATTGTTATTGCATAATTGTGTTAATGACTTATTGGTTGTCGTGATTATGGCTTTCATGAGATGATGGTAAAAAATTGCACccatttcataaaaaaaatgatatttttatttgtttgtttcacATTTAGATCCTTGGATCTGGAATTACGATGAATCTGGTGGGAATTCTTTTCTTAGATCTGATTCCATTTTGTTTAACGCATTCAGCTTTACTTCAATAGTAAGATTTTATCTAACATTGGGTGTAGAAAAAGTTAAAGGATCAACTTTTTGTACTCCATTTAAAGGCAAAAGACAAAAGGCAAAAGAAATGAAGAACATTTTGTTGTTGTGAATTCAAGGCAAATCAATGTTCCACTTTGGTCATCATATCAAATCGTGTTATTACATAACTTTTATAGTGAGATTTGTAGCTAAAATGGTGCTTACATATTACACCCCTTAACTTTATTAATGTATTTGCAAATATTAAAGGTTCAACTTTGACAAGTACTAGAGTTTTCACTCCTCGACGGATGATGGGAGTATTGTTGCTTGATACAATTAAAGTTTTTGGTTGTTGTGCATCTTAACTTGTGTTGTATATTACTACAATTTTGTTATCATCGTTTCGCATCGAGAACTAGTTCTTTTGTGAAAGATTTGTATTGTGATAGGTATAAAATGAGATGAAATATGGTCATTTATAAGTAAATTTGAAGCATGTCCTTGATCTTTCTCTGATGCAGCATCAGGCTATTTGTTTTCTTCTGTTAGTTTATTTATATTGCTGTTGAAATGAAATTCACTCCTAACTATGATTAGAGAATTATATGATACGCAGACTTGACTTACGTAAGCAATATAAAAGATGGTGAAGAAACTGAAGATTTGCTGCATTGGTGCCGGCTATGTTGGTGGGCCTACAATGGCTGTGATTGCACTCAAGTGCCCTGAAATTGAAGTTGCTGTTGTGGACATATCTGTCCCTAGGATCAATGCTTGGAACAGCGAACAGCTCCCCATCTACGAACCTGGTTTGGATGATGTAGTGAAGCATTGCAGAGGGAAGAACCTCTTCTTTTCCACTGAAGTGGAAAAGCATGTTTGTGAGGCTGATATTGTCTTTGTTTCTGTCAACACCCCTACCAAAACTCGGGGTCTTGGAGCCGGAAAAGCAGCTGATTTGACCTACTGGGAGAGTGCTGCCCGAATGATTGCTGACGTGTCCAAGTCAAGCAAAATCGTTGTTGAAAAATCAACTGTCCCTGTTAAAACAGCTGAGGCCATAGAGAAGATCCTGTCACACAATAGCAAAGGCATCAATTTCCAGATCCTgtcaaacccagaattcctTGCTGAGGGAACTGCCATTGAGGATCTTTTCAAACCTGACAGGGTTCTTATCGGAGGACGAGAAACCCCCGAAGGTGCTAAGGCAGTCAAAACACTGAAAGATGTTTATGCTCATTGGGTTCCTGAAGATCGAATAATTTGCACCAATCTGTGGTCAGCTGAGCTCTCAAAACTTGCTGCAAATGCTTTCTTGGCTCAGAGGATATCCTCTGTGAATGCCATGTCAGCACTTTGTGAGGCAACTGGAGCTGATGTGACAGAAGTATCTCATGCTGTTGGTAAGGACACGAGAATTGGATCGAAGTTCCTGAATGCTAGTGTAGGGTTTGGTGGGTCTTGCTTCCAGAAGGATATATTGAACTTGGTTTACATATGTGAATGCAATGGACTACCAGAAGTGGCTCACTACTGGAAACAGGTAATCTTGATGAATGATTACCAGAAGACACGTTTTGTTAACAGGGTAGTTGCTTCAATGTTTAACACAGTAGCAAACAAGAAGGTGGCTATACTTGGATTTGCATTCAAGAAAGACACAGGTGACACTAGGGAAACACCAGCAATTGATGTATGCAAGGGGCTATTGGGTGACAAAGCAAAGTTGAGCATATATGATCCACAAGTATCAGAAGATCAGATAAGGAAGGATCTATCAATGAATAAGTTTGATTGGGATCATCCAGCTCATCTTCAGCAACCTTCAAGCCCAACTGCAATAAAAAAGCAGCTTAGTGTTGTATGGGATGCTTATGAAGCAACTAAGGATGCTCATGCTGTTTGCATTCTAACAGAGTGGGATGAATTCAGAAACCTTGATTACCAGAAGATGTTTGACAACATGCAGAAGCCTGCATTTGTGTTTGATGGCAGGAATATCGTCGATGCAGAGAAGCTCAGGAGCATCGGTTTTATTGTCTACTCCATTGGTAAGCCGCTTGATGCTTGGCTTAAGGACATGCCTGCCGTAGCTTAAAAACAAAAGTAATTCTTTATTGGCTTTCTCAGAGTCTTATTAGTATGGGGTCGTATCGTAGAACAGGAAGATTTTGATGTTCTATATgttatggtttttttttattagctTCTCTATCGTATCTGTGTTGGCGGTTTACCGTTAAATTTAAAAATGTACTCTGGGATCACAGTATTGTATGTAGTTCAGAATCTGAAATTTGTTATTTAGTTCTGCTAGTCATGATATTAATAAATTTAAGCTCTAGTTGAATTTAATATAATCAGGGTTTGACCTGGTTTTTTCTTTATATTTTGCTGCATTTTGATACTATATTCTAGTAAGTTGGTAAAAGGGTATGGCTGCTTGTTTTTCTGGTTAATAATTCAAGTAGATTATTGTTTGTGTaatttcagtttttggtttGCATTTTGGCTTGGCTTGGCTTGTTGTCATCCCATAACAACATAATCAATCACAAACCAAAGTGATTAATGATCTGATGACATTTACGCCACATAATAATATTACTAAGATTTGATGTTCTTCATTTTACTACCTCAAATATCGACACGACACTTCATATTGGACCAAAATGGTTCAGTTTTTTTCCACAAAATAGATGTGTCGAACACTTAGCTTAGACATGATACATGCACCCCCAGCCAAAgcgatatttttaaaaaatgtatTCTTTCTACACAAACAGCAACTTAATTGCAGGTTTCCAATCAAATGGAATGTTGGTGATATAACCAAAACTAActaatttgaagttttgaacttgtattaatCTATTAGTTAGGACTTAATTAGGAGTGTCTGTGTCTCTTCCAAATGCCACGCTGACATGACTATATGTTACTATACAAGTTGGTGTAGCAGAATATCGGCTTACAACAAACTAACACTGAGTATGTATACAGTATACTCCTATCACATTCACATATGCTTAATTAAATAGAACAACATAGTGCTCCTCTCCAGTTGAGTGCTTTTGTGCAACATTGCTTTCAACACCACATACTCTAGCTATAGACTATAATAGACTATAGACTATAGTTGTTGAACGTTTCTCATTATACATTCTTCACATCCAATATCGACACGTAAACCCGAGCTCATTATATAGATAAGTATCATTTCTTTGACAATAACAAATGGCTAAACATTCTTACACTTTTCCATTCCTATACCAACAAGCAAGAGTGCAACCAAAATTCATTGAGCTCTTTTTTGTGGGGTAGAACAAATAACGTAGGTAGGTATAGGGACTAGGGAGGGGTGTCTGCCTCAGACCAAGAACTCCGTGTCTGATACTTCGAGTACTTTATGAAACCCAATAGGGTTTACACCTTGTCTGAATGCATTGCTTTCAATATACCTGCATAAATAATGCATCACGCAGCAAATGGTTATAGCCTTACTTACCAGGTTCCTTATAGTAAGTACATTATATGGTTTTAATCATTTCATTACAAAGGTAAGGTTTTAGAGAACCCACATTTCTTTCAAGAATGAGTGCTTATAGAATGCATCAGGAATTCTCCCACTAAATTGATTGTGGTCCAAGTACCTGAAAATTACAGACAACGATTTTAATGATACAATTCATAGCCTCATACGATCTATAATATATTATAACTCAGCATGCCAAAAACTCAATCCAGAAATAGAATATAAAAATTATCAAACAGCTATGACAGAACAGTATCACCCCTCCTCCCCTGACCACAAGGTAAGGGGTTCATTCATGTCCCCTCTTCTGCAATGACCACATGAAAATACTATGTCTCGTTAGGCTTCAGATCTTCCGCAAACTATGCTTAAAGATAGACAAAATTGGTTTTAGTCGACTACATCAGAATCCTAGACCCGGCTCAAGAGTTGAGTTAAAATTAAGATCCATAATACTCAGAAGCATGAGTTCACAAAGATAAGTCTCAAAATTCAGGCGAAGATTACAAATTTACCACTACCAAGGATTTCCTTTCCATAATTTTGTGTTCCATATTAGGCAAGTCAGTCACATCTATCTAGGTGACAATGTCCAACATATTTTTTGTCTTTTGAACAAGGGATAACAAAATTGCATTCATTTATAGAGAATTCAGCGGCTTACATCTCCGAGTATATAGGTAGTTAAAGTTAGAGACTTACAAATATGTCAATCTAAGAAGACGAGCAACGGCAGATGGAATTATTCCAGTCATTTTGTTGTGAGACAGATGCCTGTGACAAATGCAGCACA
This genomic stretch from Spinacia oleracea cultivar Varoflay chromosome 3, BTI_SOV_V1, whole genome shotgun sequence harbors:
- the LOC110778745 gene encoding UDP-glucose 6-dehydrogenase 4: MVKKLKICCIGAGYVGGPTMAVIALKCPEIEVAVVDISVPRINAWNSEQLPIYEPGLDDVVKHCRGKNLFFSTEVEKHVCEADIVFVSVNTPTKTRGLGAGKAADLTYWESAARMIADVSKSSKIVVEKSTVPVKTAEAIEKILSHNSKGINFQILSNPEFLAEGTAIEDLFKPDRVLIGGRETPEGAKAVKTLKDVYAHWVPEDRIICTNLWSAELSKLAANAFLAQRISSVNAMSALCEATGADVTEVSHAVGKDTRIGSKFLNASVGFGGSCFQKDILNLVYICECNGLPEVAHYWKQVILMNDYQKTRFVNRVVASMFNTVANKKVAILGFAFKKDTGDTRETPAIDVCKGLLGDKAKLSIYDPQVSEDQIRKDLSMNKFDWDHPAHLQQPSSPTAIKKQLSVVWDAYEATKDAHAVCILTEWDEFRNLDYQKMFDNMQKPAFVFDGRNIVDAEKLRSIGFIVYSIGKPLDAWLKDMPAVA